In a single window of the Oryctolagus cuniculus chromosome 9, mOryCun1.1, whole genome shotgun sequence genome:
- the LOC108177021 gene encoding protein enabled-like, translated as MKANVSPFQKSSPQQPPRVDNAVILSLRSCVGAAEGSSTLTGPPCPERYGEPSGGSGSRTGCAPLSPQLPAGPWLRPRSLLPRQQHPSEWRRAPIEPPLFPGGSGLGFRPPCPLCPRPRSLRGPAACGPGRRRPEGSRGTRSAPRGAGGGAGWRAPGEAGGGRRPPPTPTRTPPPPTPTLLGAPARARGPAAGGTHHLPSRLGQRRAGDLGHGSCLGRGWWGAGVGVGGRPPT; from the coding sequence ATGAAAGCAAACGTCAGTCCTTTCCAGAAAAGTTCTCCGCAGCAGCCCCCGCGAGTTGACAATGCGGTCATTCTCAGCCTCAGAAGTTGTGTGGGAGCCGCCGAGGGCAGCTCCACACTCACTGGTCCACCCTGTCCTGAGAGATACGGAGAACCAAGCGGCGGCTCCGGCAGCCGCACGGGCTGCGCTCCGCTCTCCCCACAACTTCCTGCGGGCCCGTGGCTCCGGCCGCGCTCGCTCCTCCCGCGGCAGCAGCACCCCTCGGAGTGGCGGCGGGCGCCGATCGAGCCGCCGCTCTTCCCCGGAGGCTCGGGCCTGGGCTTCCGCCCGCCGTGCCCGCTCTGCCCGCGCCCCCGGTCTCTCCGCGGGCCCGCCGCCTGCGGCCCAGGCCGCCGCCGCCCCGAGGGGAGCCGGGGTACTCGCTCGGCTCCGCGTGGCGCCGGGGGCGGAGCCGGCTGGAGGGCCCCGGGAGAGGCCGGGGGTGGGCGGCGGCCTCCGCCTACCCCGACACGCACCCCACcgcccccaaccccaaccctccTTGGGGCCCCGGCCCGCGCCCGCGGCCCGGCGGCCGGCGGGACTCACCACTTACCATCCCGCCTGGGACAACGCCGCGCCGGGGACCTCGGCCATGGTAGCTGCTTAGGCCGGGGgtggtggggggctggggtgggggtgggggggaggcctCCTActtga